A stretch of the Saprospiraceae bacterium genome encodes the following:
- the tsaE gene encoding tRNA (adenosine(37)-N6)-threonylcarbamoyltransferase complex ATPase subunit type 1 TsaE: MKEQEYIFGLDQLDEISKKLLDQILPYQIIGLQAEMGVGKTTLVRSIGKNLGFESEAGSPTFSIINEYHCKPNPWAIQKLYHMDLYRLKNLEEALNLGIHDYFDSGIHCIIEWPELIEPLLASENYLQVQIERLENQQRKIIVTL, encoded by the coding sequence GTGAAAGAACAAGAGTACATCTTTGGGCTTGATCAATTGGATGAAATTTCTAAAAAGCTATTAGATCAAATACTGCCTTATCAGATTATCGGACTTCAGGCAGAAATGGGAGTCGGAAAGACTACACTGGTGCGTTCTATTGGCAAAAACCTGGGATTTGAATCTGAAGCAGGTAGCCCAACCTTTTCTATTATCAACGAATATCATTGTAAGCCAAATCCATGGGCAATCCAAAAGCTGTACCATATGGATTTGTACCGATTAAAGAATCTGGAAGAAGCATTAAATTTAGGGATCCACGATTATTTCGACAGTGGGATCCACTGTATTATTGAATGGCCGGAATTAATTGAACCTCTTTTAGCTTCCGAAAATTACTTGCAGGTCCAAATTGAACGATTGGAAAATCAACAAAGGAAGATTATAGTAACTTTGTAG
- the purQ gene encoding phosphoribosylformylglycinamidine synthase subunit PurQ: MKFGVVVFPGSNCDDDLMYVIGDVFKKPIEKIWHKEHSLKQFNSGDCIFLPGGFSFGDYLRCGAIAKFSPIMPEVIRFANEGGLVIGICNGFQILCESGLLPGQLLVNQNEKFMCKNVYLKPGTIDSPLSCLLDPNKAYKIPIAHADGRYFADEQTLSELKSQGQIIFQYCDPSGRIDEASNVNGSCLNIAGICNKERNVCGLMPHPERAAETALGNTDGRPILESIFEWIRQYSNSIA; the protein is encoded by the coding sequence ATGAAATTTGGCGTGGTTGTTTTTCCCGGATCAAATTGTGATGATGATCTGATGTATGTGATTGGTGATGTATTCAAAAAGCCAATTGAGAAAATCTGGCACAAAGAACATTCTTTAAAACAGTTCAATTCGGGTGATTGCATATTCCTGCCGGGTGGATTTTCTTTTGGAGATTATCTGCGTTGCGGTGCCATCGCTAAATTTTCACCCATTATGCCTGAAGTAATCCGTTTTGCAAATGAAGGTGGATTGGTGATCGGCATTTGCAATGGATTTCAAATTCTGTGTGAATCCGGTTTGCTTCCAGGACAATTGCTGGTCAATCAGAATGAAAAATTTATGTGCAAAAATGTCTACCTCAAACCAGGCACGATCGATTCTCCACTCAGTTGTTTGTTAGACCCTAATAAAGCCTACAAAATACCAATAGCACACGCAGATGGACGTTATTTTGCCGACGAACAAACCTTGAGTGAATTGAAGTCTCAGGGTCAAATTATCTTTCAGTATTGCGACCCATCAGGCCGTATAGACGAGGCATCCAATGTAAATGGTTCTTGTTTAAACATTGCAGGAATTTGTAATAAGGAACGCAATGTATGTGGTTTGATGCCGCACCCGGAACGCGCTGCTGAAACTGCTCTGGGCAACACCGATGGCCGCCCCATCCTTGAATCCATCTTTGAATGGATTAGACAGTATTCCAATTCCATAGCATAA
- a CDS encoding gliding motility-associated C-terminal domain-containing protein, giving the protein MIRSYLLSLVIGLTISTSFGQPSYDNCNNPVVINDVTNYCSKVAEYTNIMATPSGYGSATCWSATNTDVWFRFRAFFTDVNITIIGTNARGGGTPGGTMARPMVALYRGICGGTISELECGADLSGNGVLSIYQGGLIVGLDYYIRVDGVNSSTGTFQLCINNFNPPALPGQDCRTAGVLCDKSPFVVQKVSGGGIDPDEAFNSCLGDNSGTNSESSSVWFTWKAATSGTLTFILKPLNPSDDIDFAVYELPSGIHVCDDKVVLRCNATAPPCAGPTGLNLTDPDITENLNCNAGENGFCKYIDMVQGKFYALVVNNFTNTGVGFGVEWGGTGEFAGPESNFGIYPPSGLKCETDFQVIDSSQFATGSIIRWTWNFGKDGIPQTYVGQFPPPIRYNSFGEKFVTLTIETDIGCKVTEIRRLYVEPCCEDLPTLQLVIDSTRDLTCFKSNDGMIAVHGLQGTPFDEDLNGVITYYYQYSLNGQDFTSTNRFTNLPAGKHTIYVQDRKGCLDTLEVTIQEPPEVIANAGTDLEINLGEIIDLNGSAFPNDAYTYNWLRGQNINCSVCQNTTALPTKDGYYTVLATNDRGCFGLDSIFVHVIKNYDVFTPNVFSPNGDNINDLFYINGPKSLSKIDLLQIFDRWGNLIYEGKDLIPNNPSVGWNGRAGGQACNPGVYVYVVKARFLDDYVESISGDLTLLR; this is encoded by the coding sequence ATGATCAGATCGTACCTGCTTAGTTTAGTAATCGGTTTAACGATAAGTACCAGTTTCGGCCAGCCGTCTTATGACAATTGCAATAACCCAGTTGTAATAAACGATGTAACAAACTATTGCAGCAAAGTTGCCGAATACACCAATATTATGGCAACGCCATCAGGCTATGGTTCAGCCACGTGTTGGAGTGCAACCAATACCGATGTCTGGTTTCGGTTTCGTGCCTTCTTTACCGATGTAAACATTACCATTATCGGCACCAATGCCCGGGGTGGCGGCACGCCCGGTGGTACCATGGCACGCCCGATGGTGGCACTTTACCGGGGTATTTGTGGGGGCACCATTTCCGAATTAGAATGCGGTGCAGATTTGAGTGGAAATGGCGTACTGAGTATTTATCAAGGGGGTTTGATCGTGGGCTTGGATTATTACATCCGGGTGGATGGAGTCAACAGTTCGACCGGTACATTTCAATTGTGCATCAATAATTTTAATCCTCCTGCTTTGCCTGGCCAGGATTGTAGAACAGCCGGCGTCTTATGCGATAAATCGCCTTTTGTAGTTCAAAAAGTGAGTGGTGGAGGCATAGACCCGGATGAAGCGTTCAATTCTTGTTTGGGTGATAATTCAGGCACCAATTCAGAATCTTCTTCAGTATGGTTTACCTGGAAAGCAGCAACAAGCGGAACCCTGACTTTTATTTTAAAACCTTTGAATCCTTCTGATGATATAGATTTTGCAGTCTATGAATTGCCTTCGGGCATTCATGTCTGTGATGATAAAGTAGTCTTGCGTTGCAATGCCACAGCACCTCCTTGTGCCGGACCAACGGGTTTGAATTTAACAGATCCCGACATTACAGAAAATCTGAATTGCAATGCAGGGGAAAATGGTTTTTGCAAATACATTGATATGGTGCAAGGAAAATTTTATGCCCTTGTTGTCAATAATTTTACAAATACCGGAGTAGGTTTTGGGGTGGAGTGGGGCGGTACCGGGGAATTTGCCGGTCCGGAATCTAATTTTGGAATTTATCCTCCCAGTGGTTTAAAATGTGAAACCGATTTTCAAGTAATCGATTCTTCACAATTTGCAACAGGAAGCATCATCCGGTGGACCTGGAATTTTGGCAAGGATGGAATTCCTCAAACCTATGTGGGTCAGTTTCCTCCGCCAATCCGATACAATTCCTTTGGTGAAAAATTTGTAACCTTAACGATTGAAACAGATATCGGTTGCAAAGTCACTGAAATTCGCAGACTGTATGTCGAACCATGTTGCGAAGATTTACCAACACTCCAATTGGTGATCGACAGCACCAGAGATTTGACTTGCTTTAAATCCAATGATGGAATGATCGCGGTACATGGATTGCAAGGAACACCCTTTGATGAAGATCTCAACGGAGTAATTACCTATTATTATCAATACAGTCTGAATGGACAAGATTTTACTTCGACAAACAGATTTACAAATTTACCCGCTGGAAAACATACCATTTATGTTCAGGATCGGAAAGGTTGTTTGGATACACTGGAAGTCACCATCCAGGAACCTCCCGAAGTAATTGCAAATGCAGGTACCGATCTTGAAATTAATTTAGGTGAAATAATAGATCTCAATGGATCCGCATTTCCAAATGATGCATATACCTACAATTGGTTGCGTGGACAAAATATCAATTGCAGCGTTTGTCAAAATACCACTGCACTGCCTACAAAAGATGGGTATTATACCGTACTGGCTACCAATGACCGTGGCTGTTTTGGTTTGGATTCCATTTTTGTACACGTCATAAAAAATTACGATGTCTTTACACCAAATGTCTTTTCACCCAATGGGGATAACATCAATGATCTCTTTTATATTAATGGGCCTAAATCTTTAAGCAAGATTGATTTACTCCAGATTTTTGACCGTTGGGGAAATTTAATTTATGAAGGCAAAGATTTAATTCCAAATAACCCTTCTGTTGGTTGGAATGGCAGAGCCGGTGGACAAGCCTGCAATCCGGGTGTGTACGTGTATGTGGTGAAGGCCCGGTTTTTAGATGATTATGTAGAATCCATCAGTGGTGATTTAACCTTGTTGCGTTGA
- the lptC gene encoding LPS export ABC transporter periplasmic protein LptC translates to MYHSVGFSLLLFCLLISCSEEQKIYSDADASKLINRELLKDVHIIYSDSAKIELRIVAPEMIRYTESSMEKEEFPKGLQAFIYDDQNQLVNTLASKYAIRVRSEGKTYLRDSVVFSSVNQEVLKTSELIWNESLGKISTDKFVRIIRKEELIQGYGFETDQHFRKGTIKAIDAIIPANKLYKEELP, encoded by the coding sequence ATGTATCATTCAGTTGGATTTAGTTTGTTATTGTTTTGTTTGCTGATTTCTTGTTCAGAAGAACAGAAAATTTATTCTGATGCAGATGCTTCCAAATTAATCAATCGGGAACTTTTAAAAGATGTACACATTATCTATAGCGATTCTGCAAAAATCGAGTTGCGGATTGTTGCTCCTGAAATGATTCGCTACACAGAATCTTCAATGGAAAAGGAAGAATTCCCAAAAGGTTTACAAGCATTTATTTACGATGATCAGAATCAATTGGTAAATACGCTGGCATCCAAATATGCCATTCGGGTGCGCAGTGAAGGAAAAACTTATTTACGGGACAGCGTTGTTTTTTCGAGTGTGAATCAGGAAGTTTTAAAAACTTCTGAGCTGATTTGGAATGAATCATTAGGTAAAATTAGTACGGATAAATTTGTGCGGATCATCCGAAAAGAAGAATTGATTCAGGGCTATGGCTTTGAAACAGATCAACATTTCAGGAAAGGCACAATCAAAGCCATTGACGCAATAATTCCTGCCAATAAACTCTACAAAGAAGAGCTTCCCTGA
- a CDS encoding HlyC/CorC family transporter, which produces MTFILIIIFLLITALFAGAEIAFITANKLAVEIRRSRGSGSGSILARFFEHPDDFIATLLVGINISIVVLSYLITDFLTAPIGLVTESPGIRIFLNTFLVTLIILILGEFIPKAFFRLYSNQFLQVTAYPLLFFYWLLYLPAKLLSGIAGFVIRKILKQEDSKSRPRFSLIDLENYLHGPIKVSEDDVDTDIFKNALNLRQIRVIECMVPRTEMVYVDVNDPLEELVKAFTDSNLSRIIVVDGDIDNVMGYIHHQQLFKNPTDIRSIVMDMPFVPETQNVYDLMLRMNKLRLSIACVVDEFGGTSGIITLEDILEEIFGEIEDEHDQEEFIEQQISEREYLFSGRLELQYLENEFDIKLPEGEYHTLSGYLVTTTGSIPTQGSEIESDGYKFIFEMVSDTKIEMVRMIRLD; this is translated from the coding sequence ATGACTTTTATTTTAATCATTATCTTCTTATTAATCACAGCTTTATTTGCAGGTGCAGAAATTGCATTTATTACTGCCAACAAACTAGCTGTCGAAATCAGAAGAAGCAGAGGCAGTGGTTCCGGTTCAATATTGGCTCGTTTTTTTGAACATCCGGATGATTTTATCGCAACGCTTTTAGTTGGAATAAATATTTCAATTGTTGTTCTAAGTTATTTGATAACTGATTTTTTGACAGCTCCCATTGGATTAGTTACTGAAAGTCCGGGTATCAGGATTTTCTTAAATACTTTTTTGGTTACGTTAATTATATTAATACTGGGAGAATTTATACCAAAAGCATTTTTTAGATTATACTCCAATCAGTTCCTCCAGGTCACTGCGTATCCTTTATTGTTTTTTTATTGGTTGTTATACCTCCCTGCTAAATTGCTTTCCGGAATTGCAGGATTTGTAATACGCAAAATTCTAAAGCAGGAAGACTCAAAATCAAGGCCCCGCTTCAGTTTAATCGACTTAGAAAATTATTTGCACGGACCCATTAAAGTTTCTGAAGATGATGTCGACACCGATATTTTTAAAAATGCACTCAACCTAAGACAGATTCGGGTAATCGAATGCATGGTGCCGCGAACAGAAATGGTTTATGTAGATGTCAACGATCCACTCGAAGAATTAGTTAAAGCATTCACAGATTCTAATTTATCCCGCATCATTGTAGTTGATGGAGATATTGATAATGTGATGGGTTACATTCACCATCAGCAGCTTTTTAAAAATCCAACAGATATCCGTTCCATTGTAATGGATATGCCATTCGTTCCAGAAACCCAGAATGTTTATGATTTGATGTTGCGAATGAATAAACTTCGGTTATCAATAGCATGTGTTGTAGATGAATTCGGGGGAACTTCCGGAATTATTACCCTGGAAGATATTCTGGAAGAAATATTCGGAGAGATTGAAGACGAACACGATCAGGAAGAATTTATAGAGCAACAAATTAGCGAACGCGAATACCTGTTTTCCGGTAGATTGGAATTACAGTATTTGGAAAATGAATTCGATATCAAATTACCGGAAGGGGAGTATCACACATTAAGTGGTTATCTTGTAACAACTACAGGTTCCATTCCAACTCAAGGTTCAGAAATTGAATCTGATGGCTATAAATTTATTTTCGAAATGGTCAGCGATACCAAAATTGAAATGGTCCGAATGATCCGCCTGGATTAA
- a CDS encoding polyprenyl synthetase family protein: MKPEYTLEEIKRPVTLELKAFDAHFRQAMQSRVALLDQISYYLVKTKGKQLRPLMSLLSAKLFGEINEKTFAAATLVELLHTATLVHDDVVDESDQRRGFFSIKALWKNKIAVLVGDYLLSRGLLTALQGSHFDLLEILSSSVSEMSEGELLQLEKARRLDINEAIYFQIIRQKTASLIRSACLCGAKSTTDQLDYLNNIRDYGEKIGIAFQIKDDLMDLSKDFTGKPKILDIKEKKMTLPLIAALTKAPLPLKNRMISLIRNHNENPKSIQEVVSFIHEYNGIETAEQKMYAYRDEALAHLQNLPHNDAHEALVKLSYYITSRVK, translated from the coding sequence ATGAAGCCGGAATATACCCTGGAGGAAATAAAAAGACCCGTTACACTAGAGCTTAAAGCTTTTGATGCCCATTTCAGGCAGGCAATGCAAAGCAGGGTGGCCTTATTGGATCAAATCAGTTATTATCTGGTCAAAACAAAAGGTAAGCAATTAAGGCCCTTAATGAGTTTGCTTTCTGCAAAACTTTTCGGAGAAATTAATGAAAAAACATTTGCTGCTGCAACTCTGGTTGAATTACTCCATACGGCAACTCTGGTGCATGATGATGTGGTAGATGAATCCGATCAGCGCAGAGGATTTTTTTCAATTAAAGCTTTATGGAAAAACAAAATTGCAGTTTTGGTTGGTGATTATTTATTGTCAAGAGGTCTATTGACAGCCTTGCAAGGATCCCATTTTGATTTATTGGAAATTCTTTCGTCATCCGTAAGTGAAATGAGTGAGGGGGAATTATTGCAATTGGAAAAAGCACGCCGATTGGACATTAATGAAGCGATCTACTTTCAAATCATTCGACAAAAAACAGCTTCCTTGATTCGTTCGGCTTGTTTGTGTGGAGCTAAGAGTACGACAGATCAGCTTGATTATCTCAATAACATCCGCGACTACGGAGAAAAAATTGGAATCGCTTTTCAGATCAAAGATGATTTGATGGATTTAAGCAAGGATTTTACCGGCAAGCCAAAGATCTTGGATATTAAAGAAAAGAAAATGACTTTGCCTCTGATTGCGGCATTAACAAAAGCTCCCCTGCCATTAAAAAACAGAATGATTTCACTCATTCGAAATCACAATGAAAATCCTAAATCAATTCAGGAAGTGGTTTCCTTTATTCATGAATACAATGGTATAGAAACTGCTGAACAAAAAATGTATGCCTACCGCGACGAAGCATTAGCCCATCTGCAAAATTTACCACACAACGATGCTCACGAAGCCCTTGTAAAATTAAGTTATTACATAACTTCCAGAGTAAAATAA
- a CDS encoding DNA gyrase/topoisomerase IV subunit A, whose amino-acid sequence MKTQNPDNSSDHIITLDGMYQNYFLDYASYVILERAVPAIEDGLKPVQRRILHSMDEKEDGRFHKVANLIGHTMQYHPHGDAAIGEALVNLGQKDLLIETQGNWGDFRTGDSAAAPRYIEARLTKFAKEVAFNPDTTKWQLSYDGRNREPETLPMKFPLLLAQGVEGIAVGLATKILPHNFIELIKASIQVLKGKKIDLYPDFETGGSINVAEYNEGLRGGKVKVRAKIEIEDKKMLVIREIPYGITTGSLIESIVKASEKGKIKIKQISDNTAKDVEIRIELQAGVSPEVSLDALYAFTNCEVSISPNCCVIVDNKPLFLSVNEILKISTFHTKDLLQKELEIKRSELQEKWQLTSLEKIFIENRIYRDIEECTSFEQVLQVIEAGLRNYVITPSSKVKATAGKVKLIREITKEDLLHLTEIRIKRISKYNKFQTDEQLKSLNAEIAQVAHDLEHLTEYAIAYFENILSKYGKGKERKTRILEFESIQAVQVVANNSKLYVNREDGFIGYGLKKDEFVKECSDIDDIIVFRADGKMIVSRISEKTFVGKDIIYVDVWKKGDERTTYNIIYLDGETGRSMAKRFNVTGITRDKEYDLTKGHPKSKTLYFSGNPEGEAELVTVFLTPGCKAKIKSFDFDFSELEIKGRSSQGNIVTKYPVRKITLKEKGKSTLGAQKIWYDINTGRLITEERGLYLGGLNRGDKILTIYKNGTYELTEYDLNNRYSYQDLIYIIKYNPAQIITAIYFEGEKGWSMAKRFQIETTTLNTKFSFITDHKDSKLYYVTTHPEPEVLFSYKQRKERMDEILTVHQFVDVKGWKAIGNKIEDVPLISVVDQSKEPSKKALKSGGYKAGDTIEFDV is encoded by the coding sequence ATGAAAACCCAGAACCCCGATAATTCTTCAGACCACATCATTACCCTGGATGGCATGTACCAGAATTATTTTCTGGACTATGCGTCTTACGTCATCCTGGAACGAGCGGTCCCGGCTATTGAAGACGGATTAAAACCAGTACAACGCCGCATCCTTCACAGCATGGATGAGAAAGAAGACGGTCGTTTTCACAAAGTGGCCAACCTGATTGGTCATACGATGCAATATCATCCACATGGAGATGCTGCGATCGGGGAAGCCTTGGTAAACCTCGGGCAAAAAGATTTATTGATTGAAACTCAGGGAAACTGGGGAGATTTTAGAACCGGCGATTCAGCTGCTGCACCGCGGTACATCGAAGCGCGGCTTACCAAATTTGCAAAGGAAGTTGCATTCAATCCTGACACCACCAAATGGCAATTGTCCTATGACGGACGAAACCGAGAACCGGAAACCCTGCCAATGAAATTTCCCTTGTTGCTGGCGCAGGGGGTTGAAGGAATCGCTGTTGGACTTGCAACTAAAATATTGCCTCATAATTTTATTGAATTGATAAAGGCTTCCATTCAGGTACTGAAAGGAAAGAAAATAGACCTGTATCCGGATTTTGAAACCGGAGGTTCTATCAATGTGGCAGAATATAATGAAGGCTTACGCGGTGGTAAAGTAAAAGTTCGCGCCAAGATTGAAATCGAAGACAAAAAAATGTTGGTCATTCGTGAAATACCCTATGGCATAACAACCGGCTCTTTGATTGAAAGCATTGTTAAAGCATCAGAGAAAGGAAAAATTAAAATCAAACAAATCTCCGACAACACTGCAAAAGATGTTGAAATACGCATTGAATTGCAAGCAGGTGTTTCTCCTGAAGTAAGTCTGGATGCATTGTATGCTTTTACAAATTGTGAAGTCAGCATCTCTCCGAATTGTTGTGTAATTGTTGATAACAAACCGTTGTTTTTATCGGTCAATGAAATTCTTAAAATTTCAACTTTTCATACCAAAGATCTATTACAAAAAGAACTAGAAATCAAGCGCAGTGAGCTACAGGAAAAATGGCAGTTGACTTCTCTTGAAAAAATCTTTATTGAAAACAGAATCTATCGGGATATTGAAGAATGTACGAGTTTCGAACAGGTATTACAGGTTATCGAAGCTGGATTGCGAAACTATGTAATTACTCCTTCTTCTAAAGTAAAAGCTACTGCCGGAAAAGTTAAATTGATCCGGGAAATTACAAAAGAAGATCTGCTGCACTTGACTGAAATTCGCATCAAACGAATTTCCAAATACAATAAGTTTCAAACGGACGAACAACTCAAATCTTTAAATGCAGAAATTGCTCAGGTTGCACATGATTTAGAACATCTTACCGAATATGCCATTGCATATTTTGAAAATATTTTAAGCAAGTATGGGAAAGGTAAAGAGCGCAAAACGCGCATTCTTGAATTTGAATCCATTCAGGCGGTTCAGGTCGTAGCGAACAACAGCAAACTCTATGTCAACCGGGAAGATGGTTTTATCGGTTATGGATTAAAGAAAGATGAATTTGTAAAAGAATGCAGTGATATCGATGATATCATTGTATTTCGGGCAGATGGTAAAATGATCGTCAGCAGAATATCAGAAAAGACCTTTGTCGGAAAGGATATCATCTACGTAGATGTTTGGAAAAAAGGCGATGAGCGCACTACCTACAACATCATTTATTTAGATGGCGAAACTGGTCGTTCCATGGCGAAACGATTTAATGTAACCGGTATAACCCGTGATAAAGAATATGATTTAACCAAAGGGCATCCCAAATCTAAAACACTCTATTTTAGCGGAAATCCGGAAGGTGAAGCGGAACTCGTGACCGTCTTTTTAACTCCCGGTTGCAAAGCAAAAATTAAAAGCTTTGATTTTGACTTTAGCGAATTGGAAATCAAAGGACGCAGTAGTCAGGGAAATATCGTCACAAAATATCCGGTTCGAAAAATTACACTCAAAGAGAAAGGCAAGAGTACTTTAGGTGCGCAAAAAATTTGGTATGATATCAATACCGGAAGATTAATAACTGAGGAGCGTGGTTTATATTTAGGTGGACTCAATCGGGGCGATAAAATTCTGACCATTTACAAAAATGGTACTTATGAATTAACGGAGTATGATTTAAACAATCGGTATTCTTACCAGGATTTAATTTATATTATAAAATACAATCCGGCTCAAATTATTACTGCCATTTATTTTGAAGGTGAAAAAGGATGGTCTATGGCCAAACGTTTTCAAATTGAAACCACGACGCTCAATACTAAATTTAGTTTCATCACGGACCATAAAGATTCAAAACTTTATTATGTCACCACACATCCTGAACCTGAAGTTTTATTCTCATACAAACAGCGCAAAGAACGTATGGATGAAATATTAACGGTTCATCAGTTTGTCGATGTAAAAGGCTGGAAAGCCATTGGAAATAAAATTGAAGACGTGCCGTTAATCAGTGTAGTCGATCAAAGCAAGGAACCATCTAAAAAAGCATTAAAATCTGGTGGCTATAAAGCCGGGGATACGATTGAGTTTGATGTTTGA
- a CDS encoding alanine dehydrogenase — protein MLELYRAKSSIKIGIPLESGMQENRVALVPVSVSNLVARGHLVYVESQSGVKAHYSDIDYSEAGAIITHDRKTVFECDIILKVAPPTLEELQWFHPNQVLVSPLNFPIIDSEYIQALRQKRVTAIAMEYLQADDGTFPLVRIMSEIAGISVVQTAAELLSHPKQGKGLLLGGISGVPPAKVIILGAGVVAEYATRAALALGASVRIFDDNIHKLIRIQNRMGRQLYTSSLNPITLTQQLMTADVAIGAIHSKTGRTPLLVSEEMILQMKPGSVIIDVSIDQGGCFETSQLTTHDQPIRIVHGVIHYGVPNIASKVARTASIGISNIITTILQQAGDAGGIDHVIYSHKGLRNGIYTYKGCLTNEYLSQRFGIKYTNLELLLTATT, from the coding sequence ATGCTGGAGCTCTACCGGGCAAAGTCTTCAATCAAAATAGGGATTCCTCTGGAATCTGGAATGCAGGAAAACCGGGTGGCATTAGTGCCGGTTTCTGTAAGCAATCTTGTAGCACGTGGCCATTTGGTTTATGTTGAATCCCAATCAGGGGTCAAGGCGCATTATTCAGACATTGACTATTCAGAAGCAGGTGCCATCATCACACATGACCGGAAAACGGTATTTGAATGTGATATTATTTTAAAAGTGGCTCCTCCTACTTTAGAAGAATTGCAATGGTTTCATCCCAATCAAGTATTGGTTTCGCCACTTAATTTTCCAATTATTGACAGCGAATACATCCAGGCACTCCGTCAAAAAAGAGTTACAGCTATTGCAATGGAGTACCTCCAAGCAGATGATGGTACCTTTCCCTTAGTCCGGATTATGTCAGAAATCGCAGGAATCTCCGTTGTGCAAACAGCTGCCGAATTATTAAGTCATCCGAAACAAGGAAAGGGATTGCTATTAGGGGGTATATCGGGTGTGCCCCCCGCAAAAGTGATTATATTAGGTGCGGGTGTTGTTGCAGAATATGCAACACGGGCAGCTTTGGCTTTAGGGGCTTCTGTGCGCATTTTTGATGACAACATTCATAAGTTAATCCGGATTCAAAACCGGATGGGACGTCAATTGTATACCTCGTCATTAAATCCCATAACGCTGACTCAACAATTAATGACTGCTGATGTGGCCATTGGTGCCATTCACAGTAAAACGGGTCGTACGCCGCTGTTGGTTTCTGAAGAAATGATTCTTCAAATGAAACCCGGCTCTGTAATTATTGATGTAAGTATAGACCAGGGTGGTTGCTTTGAAACCAGTCAGTTGACTACACACGATCAACCCATTCGGATAGTACATGGTGTAATTCATTATGGAGTTCCTAATATCGCATCTAAAGTTGCACGAACTGCTTCTATAGGAATCAGCAACATCATTACAACGATCTTACAACAAGCAGGAGATGCCGGCGGAATCGATCATGTAATTTATTCCCACAAAGGTCTGCGAAATGGAATCTATACCTATAAAGGCTGTCTGACTAATGAGTATTTAAGTCAGCGTTTTGGAATTAAATACACCAATCTGGAATTGTTGCTGACAGCGACAACCTAA